CGCCCGTACCTGTGGGAGCCGACCGCCGTCGAGGCCGTCCGGGCCGCCGGGCAGTGGCCCGGTCCGCTCACCCTGTCCTTCCCGCACGACGAGGTGACGGTCGAGCAGATCGCCCAGCTCGCCACCAGCCGGTCCTGGACGGCACGCGGGCGCCTCGCGGACGGTCTGGCCCTCGCCACCCGCCCCGTCGGCTTCCTCACCGCCACCTCCGTCGAGGTCCTCAGCTCGGTGGTGGGCCGTCAGCTGACGCTGGACCTGCCGCTGGCCGCGACCACCACCTCCGTGTTCACCGGGCTGGACACCGATCCCGAGGTCGGCCCGGACTCCTTCCTGCTCAACCGCGAGCGGTCCGCGGTCGGCTACCTCGAAGCCATGGGCGGCGTCAACGCGCTGTTCCTGTCCGGGCACAGCCGCGAGGACCTGTTCCACCTGGGGCCCGACGCGCTGTGCGGCCGGTCGGCGCAGAACGTGCCGTTCGCCCCGGGAAGCCGGCTCCCCGCCTGTGTGCACGACGGCCGCTGCGTCAAGGACGGCGAGGTCCTCCCGGCGCACGCTCTGACCGCACCGGTCGCCTTCTTCAACAGCTGCAACGTGATGCGGCTGGGCGGCGACGGCGCGTTCGACCCCCACTTCACCCTGCCGTTCACCTACCAGGAGGGTTCCGGGGTCGCCGCGGTCGGCAGCCGGCGCACCCGCTTCGGCGACGACAACGTCGAACTCCTCCTGGCGGAACGGCTGCTGCGTACCGGCCGGAGCGTGGGGGAGGTGGTCCGGCTGGTCAACAACGCCATTCCCCTGTGGGGACGCGAGGCCCCCGACTACCTGGTCCTCGGCGACCAGCAGTTCACGCCGTTCGCCCCGGGAGCCGACCGCGCCCAGGTGGCCACCCGCCCCACGGACGGGCAGGCCGTGGAGGTGCTGTGCACCGACGTGGAGTCCGAACTGCTGGAGCTGCGTCTGCCGAGCCCCGGCCCCGACCCCTCGGTGCGCGTCCTCGACGCCGTCGGCCCGGACGGGCAGCCCTGCGACACCGACCTGCGCACCGCGATCGCGCTGGAGGAGGACGGCAGCGCCCGGCTCTTCGTCTTCTCCTGGCAGACGCTCCGGCTGAACTCGCTCTCCCTGCGCGTCGAACCCGTCCGCCCGCACCAGGACCTGGTCCAGGACCTCGGCCGGGTGCTGACGAACGCGACCGCCTACCGCCGACTGCTGCGCACCTATCTGCCGGGGTTCGACAACACCGAGCAGGAGCTGCGGGCCCGGGCGACCGCCCTGACCCGGCGCCGCGCGGAGAGCCGTACCGCGCCCCGGGCACTGCGGGAGGCGGACGCGGCCGCCGACGATCTGCGGGCGACGGTCGCCCGGCTGGACGAGGCGCTGTGCGACCACCTCCTCGGCCGCATCGCCTCCGGCGCGTTCGTCTGGCTCGAGCAGTTCGAGTCCGTGGACGGCACCTTCCAGCTGACGCGGCACCTGCCGCCCACCGTCTGTCCGTACTGCCGGGCGCGCGTCGTCCTGCGGGAGTACCGGCACGACTACCACCCGCAGGCCGCCCGGGAGTTCGCCCTGTGCAGCACGTGCGGCAACGTGTGGGACGTCGCCGGCGGGGTCCACCCCCCGATCGCGCTGGGCGAGGACACCGCCCGGCGCGGCAGCGAGCACGCGCAGGGCGTGCTCATCACCAACAACCAGGACCGTCCGCTGCGCGGCGCGGTCGGGTTGCGCCTGTACCAGGCGGACCAGCACGGGGTGAGCGTCACCCCCGGCGCGCAGGCGGTGGAGGTGCCGCCCCGGTCGAGCCGCGAGTACTGGTTCACGCTGAAACTGCCCGACGGGGTGCCGGCGCACATGGAGTTCCTGCGCGGGTTCTTCGTGTCGAACCTCGATGTCTCCGTCTTCCAGCGGAACCTGTGGATCAAGCCGGCGCACGACGACGACGCCGACCGGCCGCGGCAGACCCCGCCCCCGCTCACCGTCTGGCCGCCGACCGGCACCGTGCTCAGCGAGGTCATGACCAGGCGGCATCCGTGACGTCCGCCGAGCGGCGCTGGGTGGTCCCCATGCCCCCGCCGAACGTCACCGGCACGCTGCACCTCGGCCACGCCCTGACGCTGTCGGTGCAGGACGCCCTGGTCCGCTCGGCCCGGCTCGACGGCACGGACGTGCTCTACGTGCCGGGCACCGACCACGCGGGGCTCGGCACGTATGCGGCGGTGCGCCGGGACGAGACCTTCCGGCCGGACCTGCCGGTGGCCGAGCGGACCCGGGCCTGGGCCGACCACTACCGCAAGGTCATCGTCGGTCAGTTCCACGCCCTGGGCCTCGACTGCGACTGGGACACGGAGCTGCACACCCTGTCCCCGGCGTACCGGGCACTCGTCGACGGGACCTTCGTCCGACTGGCCGAGGCAGGGCTGCTGCACCGCTCGGCGCGGGTCATGCCGTGGTGTCCCTCCTGCCGCAGCACCGTCCCGGACGTGGAGCACGCGGTGGGCACCGAGCGGGTCCCGCTGGCGCTGCTGGCCGTGCGACCGCACGGCAGACCCCTGGTGGTGGAGCTCGCGGCGGCCGAGGAACTGTGGGGCGCGGTGGCGCTCGCCGTCCCCGAGGGGCACCCGGCCGCCGGCGGTACGGCCGTGCTGCCGGTCACCGGCCGGGAACTGCCCGTACTGGCGGCCGCGACCGGCGCACCGCGGCCGGTCGTACCCGCGCACCGGCAGCAGGACCTGGAACTCGCCGAGGCTCACGGACTGCCGTGGAGCCCGGTACTCGACGCCGACGGCCGCTCGCTGGTTGTGGACCTGCCCGGACTGTCCCGGCAGGAGCTGCGCCGCGCGACGGTCGAGCGGTTCGGCCTGCGCACCGTCACCCGCCAGTGCGCCGTCGAGCGCTGCGGGGTGTGCGGCAGCGAGCTGATGGCCCGGCTCCACCACCAGTGGTATCTGCGGCTGGCCCCGCTCATGGACCCGGTGCGCACCGCGCTGGACAACGGTGACCTGGTGATCCGGCCGAGCAGTGTGGAGCGCGAGGCACGGCACTGGCTGGACTCCGCGCGCGACTGGTGCATCAGCCGCCAGATCCGCTGGGGACAGCCGATTCCGGCGGTCGTCTGCGGTGACTGCGCCTACTGGACGCTGCCGCCCGCCGGGTCCGGGAGCTGCCCCGACTGCGGGGGCGCCCTGCGGGCCGAGACCGACGTGTTCGACACCTGGTTCAACTCGGCCCACTGGCCGATCGCCGTCTCCGGCTGGCCGGCCGCCACCGCGCACAGCCGGTATCCGGCCGCCGTGATGACGTCCGGCCGCGACATCCTGTTCTTCTGGTTCATCCGGCTGCTGGCCATCGGCACCTTCGTGACCGGCTCCCCGCCCACCCGCGAGTGCTGGCTGCACGGCCTCGTCGTGGACGAGCACGGCCAGAAGATGAGCAAGAGCCGCGGCAACGGCGTCACCCTGGACGACGCTCTCGCCGAGCACGGCCGCGACGTGCTGCGCGCGGCACTGCTCTCCGCCTGCCGTGACGCCGAGGACATCCGGATCCGCCAGGACATCTTCTCGCAGCAGGCGGTGGTCCGCCGCCGCGCCGCCGACCTGGCCGAACTCGTCGTGCGCACACCCGAGTCGGCTTCCCGGCCCACCGCCGCGGACGAGCTGGAGCACTACGCCCGGCACGCCGCCCGGTCCACCCGGGCGGCCGTCCGCCGGCATCTGCGGGAGCGGCACTTCGACCGTGCCGTCGAGGCCGTCACCGCGTTCGGCACGCGCGTACTGGGCCGCTACGCGACCGCGCGCGCCCAGGCCGGCGGCGCCGGCGTCACCCCGCAGCTGCTGCTCGACCTCGCCGCCGTGTACGAGCCGTTCATGCCCGACACGGCGGCCGGGCTGCGCAAGGCGGCGGCCACCCGCTCGGCCGCGGACTGGCTGCCCGACGAGCAACTGGCCGCGGCGGTCCGGGCCGTCCTGGCGACGGTGGAGGAGGCGGAGCGGCTGCGCGGCGTGGCAGGCATCCCGGCCGGCGTCCCGGTGACCGTCGAGAGCACCGACACGGCGGTGGCCCGGCTGCTCGCGACGCGCTGGTTCGGGCACCTCAGCGAGGTGGCCCTGGTCCCGGGTCCGCCGCCGGACGGCGCCTTCGCGGTGCGGGTTCCCGGAGCCCCGGGGCTGCGCCTGTGGCTGCCCGCCGCGCTGAGCGCCCGGGTCCGCGACGACGTCCGGCGCAGGCTGCGCAAGCTCGCCCGGGAACGGCGGCGACTGGCCCACCGGCTCGACCAGGTGCGCCACGGCCGCACGTCCGGCGTGTCGCGCGAGCGACTGGCCGGCCGGCTGGCCCGGGCCGAGGAGGCCACCCACGAGCTGCGCGGCGTCATGGCGGCGGTGGCCGACGGGCCGCGACCCGGCGGCCGGGGATGACGGACGGGCGGACGAAGATCTGCGCAGGCGCGGGCCCGCGCGGCCTGTCGGTGGTGGAGCGCATCCGCGCCCTCGCGGCGGGGCTCACCCAGGGCCGGGACGGCCGGACTCGAGGACCCCCCGGACCCCTCTCGGAGCTGCCCGAACTTCTCGACCCGGCTCGGTACACGGGCGCTGCCGGCGCTCTGGCCGGCCGCGTCCTGGACCGCTACGCGAAAGGAACGCCATGGACGTGATGACCGCTGTGCTCACCCGTCGCAGCGAGCATCGGCTGGTCGAGCCGTCCCCCACCCTGGAGGAGCTGACCTACCTGCTCAAGGCGGCGTCCTGCGCCGCCGACCACGGCCGGTTGCGCCCGTGGCGATGGCTGCTGGTCAGGGGTGACGACCGGCGGGCACTGGGCGAGGTGATGGCCGAGTGCAACGGCAAGAGCGTCGCGTCGATGGTCGCCAAGACACACCGTGCCCCGCTCCTCGCCGGGCTGATCCTCTCCCCGGACACCCGCTCCCGCGTGCCCGAGTGGGAACAACTGGCCGCCGCCACCGGCATGGTGACGTCGCTGATGCTGCTGCTGCACGCGCGTGGCTTCGGCAGCATCTGGCGGACGGGCGAGCAGACCGACGCACCGCCGATGCGGCGGTTTCTGTCCGTGGCCGAACACGAGCGCGCGCTGGGCTGGTTGTATATGGGAACACCGGTCCGCGACGGATCCGTGGCGAGGCGCCGGCAGCCGCTCGACGTCGGCTCACGGCTGCAGGTCTTCTCGGCGCCGAACGACGTGGAACCGCAACTGGTCTCGGCACGGAGGTAGTTCGACAGCGATGCTCGACGACGACATGCGCCGCCTGGTCGGGGCACAGGGGCTGGGTTTCGTCGCCACGGTCCGCCCGGACGGCACCCCGAACCTGTCCCCCAAGGGAACGACCGAGGTGTGGGACGACGAGCACCTGGTCTTCCTGGACCTGCACTCGCCGGGCACGGTCGCCAACCTCGCCGCGAACCCGGCGGTGGAGATCAACGTCGTGGACCCGGTCCGCCGCAAGGGCTACCGCTTCCGCGGGGTGGGGCAGGTGTTCACCGAAGGGGAGACGTACGACCGGATCGTGCGGCGCTTCGCGCGTGAGCGGGGCACCGACCCGGCGCGTGTCGACTCCGCCGTCCTGGTCCGCGTGCTGAAGGCCGACCCGCTCGTCTCCCCGGCGTACGAAGGCGGCGCCACGGAGGAGGAGATCGCCGCGCGCTGGCGTGCCCGGCTGCTCTCCGGGGAGCCCGAGTGAGCGAACGACCGGCGGACGGGCAGGCGTCGCCGTCCACGGTGCCCGGCGAGGAGCGCGATCGCCGGCTGAACCGCGCGATACGCCCCTTGCTGGTCCAGTACGTCCTCGCCTTCACCGGGTATCTCTCGCTCACCCCGGTCCTGGCCGTCCTCGTCAGGGACGGCTGGCACCAGTCCGGCCTGGTCGTCGGGCTGGCGCTGATGGTGTTCAGCTGCTCCTCCCGTGCCGGCTCGATCGTGCTGAGCCCGTGGATCGAGGGCAGGTCGGGCGTCAGGGTGCTGCTGCTGGCCAACCTGGTGTCCGGCAGCTGTTTCCTCACCATGTCGGTCGCCCACTCCGTGCTGCCGCTCATCGTGCTGCTCGCGGCGGGCGGCACCGGGGTGAGCCTCAACGGCCTGGTCGTACGGTCGGTCGTCGCGGAGTGGACCAGCGGCTCCCCGGCCCAGGTCACGGCCTTCGCGAAGCTGAACGTCATGCTGAACCTCGCGGCGGCGGTCGGACCGCTCATCGGCACCGCCGCGCTGGACACCGACGCCCCCTGGCGGCTGATGGTCGTGATCGCCGCCGGGTACTACGCGGCGGCCCTGTCGATGCTGCTCGTCGTGCGCAAGGAGGGCAAGGGCTTCGAGCGGGGCGGCAAGCGCTTCTCGTTCCGGCAGTACTGGACGGCGCTGCGCTCGTCGCCGTTCCTGCGCCATGTGGTGCTGGTGTCCACCGTCGGGTGGGTGCTCTACGCGCAGATGTACTCGGCGCTGCCGCTGCACCTGTTCGCCACGACGGGTTCGAAGCTCCAGGTCGCCACGTACTTCACCATGAGCGCGATCATCATCGTGGTGCTCCAGCTGCCCGTTTCCAAGGGGGTGGCACGGCTCATGGAGGCCCGCGGTGTCGCGCTGACCACGGTGATCGGCACCGGCCTGGGATGCTTCGCGGCGGCCTTCGCGGTGCTCGCCCTGTCGGGGGGCGACCCGGTCGCAACGTACGCGGCGGTGGCGACCTTCACGCTCGGCGAGATCCTGTTCGCGCCGTCCGTGGACACGGCGTTCGCGAAGTCGCGGGACGAGTCGACCGGCGGCTTCGTCGCCGTCTACACCGGCAAGCAGTTCACCCTCGCCACGGGAGAGGGACTGGGCATGCTCCTCGGCGGCGGCTTCTTCGAGTACGTGCGGGGCGTCTTCTCGCCCACCGTGTACTGGGCGGCCTTCGCCGCGGCGGGCGCCGCGGCCGCGGTGTGGACGGTGCTACGGCGCGTCCGGACGCCGTCCGTCTGACGGCTCGCCGCGTCTCCCGTCGCCAGAAAAGTTTTACGAAGATCTCACGTCCCGGTACGCCGCACCGAACACAGAGATGACAGAGCGCACTTACGTTGGCGGTCTGCGCTGGTTGAAGATCTCCCGCTAGGGCCCCCTCCCCCCCCCACTGGGCCTCACCAAGGAGGAGTCAGAACCATGTCCGTGCAGCCGACCGCGCCTGATGAGACGGATCTGGCAGGCACCTTCGTAGTGCTCAGAGACAGGCTGACCCGGTTACGCGTCGAGCAGATCCTGAACGGTGCGAGCAGGCGGGCGCGGGTGTGCGGGGCCCATGACGTCGAGGACATCGTGGAGGACGTCGTACGGGAAAGAAATCCGCTACTGATCGTCTCGCTGCACGAGATCGATGCCTTGAGCCGGTCCGCCCTGACGCTGTGCGCGGCCACGGGAGCGAAGGTCCTGGTCCTTGTGGACGACACTCAACGGGCCCCGTGGGAACGGCTGGCCGGCATTGCCGTGGCCGGATGCCTGTCGACCGCGGAACTGTCCGAAAGAGCTCTGTGCCGGGCGATCGAGCGGATACTCGCGGGTGAGGTGCCGGTATCCGGAAACCTGATCCACGCCCTGTTGTCCCTGGCCGTCGGAGCCCCCAGGAATCCCCACGATCACCTGGTACGGATGACTCCACGGGAGCAGGAGGCACTGGTCCTCCTCGTCGACGGACTGAGCAACAAGCAGATCGCGCGGCAACTCGGCATCTCCCTGCACGGCGCCAAGCGTCTCGTCGCCAACATCCTCGCCAAACTGAACTGCACCAACCGCACGTCCGCGGTGACCAAGGCCCTGCGGAGCGGTCTGTACGACAAGGTCAGAAACAGCCGCCAGGATCGTCAGCTGCTGCTGCAGCAGGGGTGACCTCGATCCTGACGGCCGCGGCCAGCCGCTCGGCCGTGTCGACGGCCTCCTGGAGCGTCGGCCCGGTGACACAGACGAAGGACGAACGGTCGTAGGAGGACTTCAGCGGCGCCGTCTCGCTCCCCTCCTCGAGGGTGAGCTTCCCGGCGAGGAGACGCGGGGAGGCGGCGACCTCCGCCCAGCCGTCCACGGCGGTGACGGTCCCCGCGGGCGGCGTCAGGAACCGGATGGCGGCGGCGCGCCGGGCGCCCCAGCCCGAGACGTCCACGGGCTTGCCCAGGAACTGGTCGAAGACGGCCCCGTGCAGCTGTGTGTCCGTGATGTGCTGCGCCATGACGTGGATGTAGTCACCGCCGGGGCGCACATGCACCTCGCCGAGGACGATCCCCCCGTCCCGCTCCAGCCAGAACTCGACGTGGAACACGCCCCAGGACAGCCCCAGGGCCGGCAGGGCACGCTCCAGAGTCGACGCCACATCGGCCTGCGCGCCCGGCGGAAGGTCCGCGGGCATCGCATGCCCGAGTTCGATGAAGTGCGGGGCGCCCGTGGTGACCTTCGCCGTGACGGCCAGCAGCCGCGGCACACCGTCGACGAAGACGCCCTCCGCGCTGAACTCCTCACCCGTCTGGAAACCCTCGACGAGGACGTCCTCCGCGAGAGCGGCCTCGGCCGGCTCACCGGCGGCCAGGTCCATCCCCTGACCGACGAGTTCCTCCCTCAGCTCCCGCCGCGCCCGGGCCAGATGGACCAGGGCCGCCTCCAGGTCGCCCTCGTCACGCACCAGCGACACCCCGGCGCTGCCCCGGCCGGTGGGCGGTTTGACGATCCACGGTCCCGGTGGGTGCGCGGCCAGGAAAGCGCGGATCTCCTCCTCCGAGGAGCAACGCGCCACGGGCGGCTGCCGGAAGCCCCGCTCGGCGAGCGCGGCACGGCAGGCGAACTTGTCCTGAATACACCGCACGGCGGCCCGCCCGTTGCCCGGGAGCCCCAGGACCTCGGCGACGGCCGCGACGGACTCCGCCGCCGTCTCACGGGTTCCGTACACCCCGAGGAACTCCCGGCCCGCCTCCTTCTGCCGCACCGCCCAGGCGACCGTGGCCTCGACGTCCGCGTACGGCAACTCCACGGTGTGCGCGGCGCGTTCGACGAGCTCCGGGACCTTGCTCAGGTTCTCCCGGGTGTCGGCCAGTGTCACGTCCAGCCCGCGCTCCTCGGCCTGTTCCATGCAGTGCGCGCCGGTCGGCCGCAGCGCGCCACCGAGCAGCAGCAGAGAGCGAGCCGATGCCATGCGCAGCCTCTTCCTCGTCGGGAACCGTGATCACCGATGCCTCGCCCATCATGGACGGGTCTGGCCCGCCCGGACCAGCCCTCACCACTGATCGGACAGTGGTTCAGCCAGTCAGAAGGGGACCTCCTGGCCCGCGTCGGTCTGCACGGCGCGCCGGTAGAGCAGGTCGCACACGAGGGCGTCCTCGGCGGGGATGCCGACGGATTCGAAGAGGGTCAGTTCCTCGGCGGAGGTGCGGCCCGGGTGCTCCTTGGAGAGGACGGCCGACAGCTCGGTCATGGGCGGGCGGGGCGGCAGGAGGCCCTCCTCGATCGGGATCAGGATGTCGCCCGCCTCGCGCAGCACGGCGTCCGTGGACTCGACGAAGAGCGAGGCGTCCGCGACCAGCCGCGACGGCAGCTCGCGCCGGGTCGGGCCGTACGCTCCGACGGCGCTGATGTGCGCGCCCGGGCGGGGCCGGAAGGCGTCGGGGAACAGGGGGGCGTCGGCGGACGTGACCGTGCAGATCACGTCGGCGTCCTCAGTGGCGCCCGCGACGCTGTCGTGGAGCTCGATCTCGATCCCGGTGCTCAGGGCCCACTCGGCGAGCCGGCGGGCCTTGCCCATGTCCCGGCTGTGGAGCCGGACGGAGTCCCAGGGGCGGATGCCCGCGAGGCCCTCCAGGTGGCTCCGCCCCTGCACGCCCGCGCCGATGACGGCCAGCGTGCGGGCATCCCGCCGGGCCAGCAGGTCGGTCGCGAGGGTGGTCACCGCGGCGGTGCGCAGTTCGGTCAGGGTGGTGGCGTCCAGCAGGGCGAGGGGCCGGCCGGAGTGGGCGTCGAACACCACGGCCAGCCCTTGGACGCTCGGCAGCCCCTGGGCGGTGGCGCCGTCGAAGAGGCTGACCAGCTTGACGGAGAGGGTGGCCCCATGGGCGGCGGGCATGAACAGCAGCTGCCCCCCGGGGGTCCGCACCGCGCTGCGGACGAACCCGTCACCGCCGTCCCGGGCCGGGAGGAACGCCTCGCCGACGACGGCGGCGAGGTCGCAGACCGAGGTCAGGCCCCTGATGGTGGTCGCGTCGAGGAGCTTCAGCACGGGTTCTGCTTTCGGTCGCGGCGTACGGTGCGCAGGGAGTCGTCCAGGAGGTCGCAGAGCAGTTCGGTCTCCTTGTCGCTGAGCCCGGGGTGGCAGGGGAGGTTGACCTGCTCGTGGAACCACAGCCGCTCGGCGACGGGGCACTCGCCGTAGTAGTGGCTGCGGGCGCGCCACTCCGGGGTCAGGTGGAGGGGGAAGTAGCGGAGGATCATCTGCACCCCGCGCTCGCGGAGCTCGTTGACCAGCCGGTCCCTGTCGATCTTCTGCGGCCCGCGTACGAAGAAGGTGAACAGGTGGTGCGACTGCTCGGCCCCCGCCGGTTCGACGGGCAGTTCGACGCAGTCGGCGTGGTTCTCCAGCACCTCGCGCAGCCGGGAGGCGATCAGCCGGCGGCGTGCCACCAGCTCGGGCAGGGCGGCCAGTTGCACCGAGCCGACGGCGGCGGCGGCTTCGGAGAGCGTGGCGTTGGTGCCGTGCCGGAGCAGGGCGGCGCAGTCGTGGGTGTAGGCGTTCCCGGGGTAGAGGGCGCCGGGGAGGGCTTCGGCGGAGTCACCGAAGCGGTGCCGGTGGGGGACGAAGTGCGCGTCCGTCTCGTTGCCCCGGAGCCGTTCGATCCGCTGGGCCCACTCTTCGTTGTGGAGGGTGAGCATGCCGCCCTCGCCGAGGGTCGTGATGTTCTTGCTGGAGTGGAAGCTGAAGCAGCCGATGTCCCCGAGGGAGCCGGGGCGGCGGCCCTGGTAGGAGCTGCCGATGGCGTGTGCGGAGTCCTCGATGACCACGGCGTCGTGGGCACGGGCGATGGCCGTGATCGCCCGCATGTCGGCGGGCAGGCCCCCGTAGTGGACGAGGATGACGGCGCGGGTCCGGTGGTTGACCAGCTCTTCCAGCCGGACCGGGTCCATGTTCATGGTGTCCGGGCTGACATCGCAGAACCTCACCCGTACCTGTGGGTACTGGAACAGCGGTTGGAGGGTGGCCTGATAGGTCTGCGGAGTGACGACCACCTCGTCGCCCGGGCGCAGGTCCAGCAGGTGGATGGCGAGTTCGAGGGAGACGGTGCCGCTCGTGGTGCTCAGGGCGTACGGGGTGCCGACGTAGGAGCGGAAGTCCTCCTCGAACCGGGCCCGCCAAGCGCCACCGGACAGCGTCGCGCCCGAACGCAGGACCTGGGAGACCGCTTCGAGCTCGGCAGCTCCGACCTTGCTCCCCACCGGGAGGTACGGCACACGGTAGTCCCGGTCCGGTGCTGCGTAGGCGGACACCTTGGGCGTCACGTCGATCGTCATGTCGCTCCCTCAGTCCTCTCGGTCGAACGGTCGTTCCGGTCGCG
This genomic stretch from Streptomyces sp. Go-475 harbors:
- a CDS encoding ornithine cyclodeaminase family protein, translating into MLKLLDATTIRGLTSVCDLAAVVGEAFLPARDGGDGFVRSAVRTPGGQLLFMPAAHGATLSVKLVSLFDGATAQGLPSVQGLAVVFDAHSGRPLALLDATTLTELRTAAVTTLATDLLARRDARTLAVIGAGVQGRSHLEGLAGIRPWDSVRLHSRDMGKARRLAEWALSTGIEIELHDSVAGATEDADVICTVTSADAPLFPDAFRPRPGAHISAVGAYGPTRRELPSRLVADASLFVESTDAVLREAGDILIPIEEGLLPPRPPMTELSAVLSKEHPGRTSAEELTLFESVGIPAEDALVCDLLYRRAVQTDAGQEVPF
- a CDS encoding LuxR C-terminal-related transcriptional regulator; translation: MSVQPTAPDETDLAGTFVVLRDRLTRLRVEQILNGASRRARVCGAHDVEDIVEDVVRERNPLLIVSLHEIDALSRSALTLCAATGAKVLVLVDDTQRAPWERLAGIAVAGCLSTAELSERALCRAIERILAGEVPVSGNLIHALLSLAVGAPRNPHDHLVRMTPREQEALVLLVDGLSNKQIARQLGISLHGAKRLVANILAKLNCTNRTSAVTKALRSGLYDKVRNSRQDRQLLLQQG
- a CDS encoding DegT/DnrJ/EryC1/StrS family aminotransferase, producing MTIDVTPKVSAYAAPDRDYRVPYLPVGSKVGAAELEAVSQVLRSGATLSGGAWRARFEEDFRSYVGTPYALSTTSGTVSLELAIHLLDLRPGDEVVVTPQTYQATLQPLFQYPQVRVRFCDVSPDTMNMDPVRLEELVNHRTRAVILVHYGGLPADMRAITAIARAHDAVVIEDSAHAIGSSYQGRRPGSLGDIGCFSFHSSKNITTLGEGGMLTLHNEEWAQRIERLRGNETDAHFVPHRHRFGDSAEALPGALYPGNAYTHDCAALLRHGTNATLSEAAAAVGSVQLAALPELVARRRLIASRLREVLENHADCVELPVEPAGAEQSHHLFTFFVRGPQKIDRDRLVNELRERGVQMILRYFPLHLTPEWRARSHYYGECPVAERLWFHEQVNLPCHPGLSDKETELLCDLLDDSLRTVRRDRKQNPC
- a CDS encoding class I tRNA ligase family protein; protein product: MTSAERRWVVPMPPPNVTGTLHLGHALTLSVQDALVRSARLDGTDVLYVPGTDHAGLGTYAAVRRDETFRPDLPVAERTRAWADHYRKVIVGQFHALGLDCDWDTELHTLSPAYRALVDGTFVRLAEAGLLHRSARVMPWCPSCRSTVPDVEHAVGTERVPLALLAVRPHGRPLVVELAAAEELWGAVALAVPEGHPAAGGTAVLPVTGRELPVLAAATGAPRPVVPAHRQQDLELAEAHGLPWSPVLDADGRSLVVDLPGLSRQELRRATVERFGLRTVTRQCAVERCGVCGSELMARLHHQWYLRLAPLMDPVRTALDNGDLVIRPSSVEREARHWLDSARDWCISRQIRWGQPIPAVVCGDCAYWTLPPAGSGSCPDCGGALRAETDVFDTWFNSAHWPIAVSGWPAATAHSRYPAAVMTSGRDILFFWFIRLLAIGTFVTGSPPTRECWLHGLVVDEHGQKMSKSRGNGVTLDDALAEHGRDVLRAALLSACRDAEDIRIRQDIFSQQAVVRRRAADLAELVVRTPESASRPTAADELEHYARHAARSTRAAVRRHLRERHFDRAVEAVTAFGTRVLGRYATARAQAGGAGVTPQLLLDLAAVYEPFMPDTAAGLRKAAATRSAADWLPDEQLAAAVRAVLATVEEAERLRGVAGIPAGVPVTVESTDTAVARLLATRWFGHLSEVALVPGPPPDGAFAVRVPGAPGLRLWLPAALSARVRDDVRRRLRKLARERRRLAHRLDQVRHGRTSGVSRERLAGRLARAEEATHELRGVMAAVADGPRPGGRG
- a CDS encoding pyridoxamine 5'-phosphate oxidase family protein, which produces MLDDDMRRLVGAQGLGFVATVRPDGTPNLSPKGTTEVWDDEHLVFLDLHSPGTVANLAANPAVEINVVDPVRRKGYRFRGVGQVFTEGETYDRIVRRFARERGTDPARVDSAVLVRVLKADPLVSPAYEGGATEEEIAARWRARLLSGEPE
- a CDS encoding nitroreductase family protein, yielding MDVMTAVLTRRSEHRLVEPSPTLEELTYLLKAASCAADHGRLRPWRWLLVRGDDRRALGEVMAECNGKSVASMVAKTHRAPLLAGLILSPDTRSRVPEWEQLAAATGMVTSLMLLLHARGFGSIWRTGEQTDAPPMRRFLSVAEHERALGWLYMGTPVRDGSVARRRQPLDVGSRLQVFSAPNDVEPQLVSARR
- a CDS encoding MFS transporter, with product MSERPADGQASPSTVPGEERDRRLNRAIRPLLVQYVLAFTGYLSLTPVLAVLVRDGWHQSGLVVGLALMVFSCSSRAGSIVLSPWIEGRSGVRVLLLANLVSGSCFLTMSVAHSVLPLIVLLAAGGTGVSLNGLVVRSVVAEWTSGSPAQVTAFAKLNVMLNLAAAVGPLIGTAALDTDAPWRLMVVIAAGYYAAALSMLLVVRKEGKGFERGGKRFSFRQYWTALRSSPFLRHVVLVSTVGWVLYAQMYSALPLHLFATTGSKLQVATYFTMSAIIIVVLQLPVSKGVARLMEARGVALTTVIGTGLGCFAAAFAVLALSGGDPVATYAAVATFTLGEILFAPSVDTAFAKSRDESTGGFVAVYTGKQFTLATGEGLGMLLGGGFFEYVRGVFSPTVYWAAFAAAGAAAAVWTVLRRVRTPSV
- a CDS encoding ATP-grasp domain-containing protein, with the protein product MASARSLLLLGGALRPTGAHCMEQAEERGLDVTLADTRENLSKVPELVERAAHTVELPYADVEATVAWAVRQKEAGREFLGVYGTRETAAESVAAVAEVLGLPGNGRAAVRCIQDKFACRAALAERGFRQPPVARCSSEEEIRAFLAAHPPGPWIVKPPTGRGSAGVSLVRDEGDLEAALVHLARARRELREELVGQGMDLAAGEPAEAALAEDVLVEGFQTGEEFSAEGVFVDGVPRLLAVTAKVTTGAPHFIELGHAMPADLPPGAQADVASTLERALPALGLSWGVFHVEFWLERDGGIVLGEVHVRPGGDYIHVMAQHITDTQLHGAVFDQFLGKPVDVSGWGARRAAAIRFLTPPAGTVTAVDGWAEVAASPRLLAGKLTLEEGSETAPLKSSYDRSSFVCVTGPTLQEAVDTAERLAAAVRIEVTPAAAAADDPGGCF